In Bactrocera oleae isolate idBacOlea1 chromosome 3, idBacOlea1, whole genome shotgun sequence, a genomic segment contains:
- the rk gene encoding leucine-rich repeat-containing G-protein coupled receptor 5 isoform X1: protein MFGSINQWRIEKQQQQEQQSQLPTLQKAHKNAKRERQTQTRRSRCVRCGRIALCKCTGNGMAISRGRGNRMHSWFLLKDSVIFVLVLCVLQLLQAYALSKLVISAEMLQAAQSGGVNERRPDNNATVDRKELGAVERAMTEFVETLLLGQQSAGETKEATEKLATASNSISMSQKSSEISNRDRISNNSLSNGSNHNTTTTSDKSAPIDAHKSSDKRVGKPQAAHESDTRKLSNIANIHNNTQRMLAVNAAAATAFDDSKPHLDGGANATDSKQIQRAVVNIPEQIRENVVLSSVDPEKEAQLLYEQTLLEYHGSIQAAAAASSSPSAVIADKPTTGENGRTSLLEGATAERQPRTLHSVCEVWTQKHCHCTGTLERLSLSCRGIGVVAVPVELPDTVVTLDLGNNNITRFEANTFFMVSNLEELTLSDNSIINIDPNAFYGLGKLKRLNLQNCGLKSLPAHTFQGLKNLVSLQLNGNALASMDTDSLQHLPKLRTLRLEGNLFYRIPTNALAGLKTLEALNLGSNLLTIINDDDFPHMPNLVVLLLKRNQIMKISSSAFANLTALKVLELDDNLINSLPEGLNKLTHLQELSVTSNRLRWINETDLPRNLQTIDFRANPLSIIMLKALRGMTRLRKLILSDVRSLKVFPDLEGCFSLEVIKLDRAGIKEVPANLCRQTPRLKSLELKTNSLVRIPNLANCRELRLLDLSSNYIESLSGRPFAGLKQLHDLVLSYNRIKAIPYDAFFGIPRLQLLDLEGNEITVIHKEAFMPFAKLEDLNLGNNIFPELPSAGLSKLLHLKTFNNPKLREFPAPDTFPRIQTLILSYAYHCCPFIPLVAMSAAKKPPLVQEAVLFPSDSEFDMSLWNNSMMDIWPQLQNLSKKFGNQMHDIWDNFGQDFNYPGNIPTYVEEYFEEDGTGTTTSSMGMTGSSFAGFSNGLFGTMDIDVAPGSIQCLPMPGPFLPCSDLFDWWTLRCGIWVVYLLALLGNGTVIIVLLFSRSKMDVPRFLVCNLAAADFLMGIYLGTLAIVDAGTLGEFRKFAIPWQMSRTCQFSGFMAVLSSELSVYTLAVITLERNYAITHAIHLNKRLSLHQASYIMAAGWTFALIMATLPLLGVSDYRKFAVCLPFETTTGVASLTYVIALMFINGCAFLTLMGCYLKMYWAIRGSQAWNSNDSRIAKRMALLVFTDFLCWSPIAFFSITAIFGLQLITLEQAKIFTVFVLPLNSCCNPFLYAIMTKQFKKDCITLCKHFEETRVTRGAVAANTALAGGLSRRGGVRMPKELPPLLPAAHPPGCRCLRMMPNEMPNWHKLQKRDQRHDSWICITWHRLAICCHCTDPDDDDDDDVLTPERRRLDGRRTRKTNKSNHRHARTHSHNANTEPYLYQFAELKQKQKQTRASSISSENFCSSRSSSWRNGPPSAGTLPHTCNIPLKMMDPNRRRHSAWLITRKTSQDSNLSSSRNDSSASATTASTSTFRLSRSSAGSTTPLPSIMAHSSKSQQQQLQQHSTIPSKPRLVRQEAVQEEEDSSPPRLGVRFLPTIPSAADSSIVMEDGDSAMNVASVMGMPLPGAASGFYTVLQAQSGGAAKTVLTTATSPPKEEHPP, encoded by the exons ATGTTTGGCAGCATCAATCAGTGGCGTAtcgaaaagcaacaacaacaggaacAACAAAGTCAACTGCCAACACTACAAAAAGCACATAAAAACGCGAAGAGAGAGAGACAGACTCAGACTAGGAGATCGCGTTGTGTGCGGTGCGGTCGGATAGCGCTCTGCAAGTGTACTGGTAACGGCATGGCCATTAGCCGGGGGCGCGGCAATCGCATGCACTCTTGGTTTCTTCTCAAAGATTCGGTGATATTCGTGTTAGTTTTGTGCGTGCTACAGTTGCTGCAGGCATATGCGCTAAGTAAACTAGTGATAAGCGCGGAGATGTTACAAGCTGCCCAAAGTGGTGGCGTAAATGAGCGACGACCAGATAATAATGCCACCGTAGACCGTAAGGAACTAGGCGCCGTAGAACGCGCTATGACAGAGTTTGTAGAGACATTACTGCTTGGTCAACAATCGGCGGGAGAAACCAAAGAAGCGACTGAGAAGCTTGCTACTGCCAGTAACAGTATTAGTATGAGTCAGAAGAGTAGTGAGATTAGCAATAGGGATAGGATTAGTAACAATAGTTTAAGTAATGGTAGTAATCACAACACAACCACCACATCAGATAAGTCAGCGCCGATTGACGCGCATAAATCAAGTGATAAGCGAGTTGGTAAGCCACAAGCCGCACATGAAAGCGATACACGAAAGCTGAGCAACATCGCAAATATACACAACAACACACAGCGTATGCTTGCGGTGAACGCCGCTGCCGCCACAGCCTTCGACGACAGCAAGCCTCATCTCGATGGCGGTGCAAATGCCACTGACAGCAAGCAAATACAGCGCGCGGTCGTCAACATACCCGAGCAGATACGTGAGAATGTCGTATTATCATCCGTCGATCCGGAAAAGGAGGCGCAGTTGTTGTACGAGCAAACTTTGCTGGAGTATCATGGCAGCATACAGGCGGCCGCAGCGGCAAGTAGTTCACCATCAGCCGTCATAGCTGATAAGCCAACGACGGGGGAGAATGGGCGTACGTCACTACTGGAAGGCGCTACCGCAGAGCGGCAACCACGCACTCTGCACAGCGTATGCGAAGTGTGGACGCAGAAGCATTGCCATTGCACCGGCACTCTGGAGCGGCTATCACTGAGTTGTCGTGGTATCGGCGTTGTTGCGGTGCCGGTGGAGCTGCCAGACACCGTTGTAACATT AGATTtgggcaacaacaacataactaGATTTGAggctaatacattttttatggtATCGAACCTCGAAGAACT AACTTTATCCGACAATAGCATCATTAATATTGATCCGAATGCATTTTATGGACTTGGTAAATTAAAACGTTTGAATTTACAAAATTGTGGCCTTAAATCTTTGCCGGCGCACACATTTCAAGGATTGAAGAATTTAGTTTCACT ccAGCTGAACGGCAACGCCTTAGCCAGCATGGACACGGACAGCCTGCAGCATCTGCCCAAGCTACGCACGCTGCGGCTTGAGGGAAATCTGTTCTATCGGATACCGACAAACGCTTTGGCTGGATTAAAGACACTCGAAGCACT AAATCTTGGCAGTAACCTTCTGACAATAATTAACGATGACGACTTCCCAcatatgccaaatttagtggtgct TCTTTTAAAGCGAAATCAAATAATGAAGATCTCCTCGAGTGCATTTGCGAATCTGACGGCGTTAAAAGTGTT AGAATTGGATGACAATTTGATCAACAGCCTACCAGAGGGATTGAACAAACTAACGCATTTGCAAGAact ATCAGTTACCAGCAATCGCTTGCGTTGGATAAATGAAACGGATTTGCCGAGAAATTTACAAACGATTGATTTTCGTGCGAATCCCCTTTCCATAATCATGCTGAAAGCGCTGCGTGGCATGACGAGATTGCGAAAATT AATTCTTTCCGATGTGCGTTCACTTAAGGTTTTTCCCGACCTCGAAGGCTGCTTCTCGTTGGAGGTTATAAAACTAGATCGCGCCGGTATCAAAGAAGTACCAGCCAATTTGTGTCGTCAAACACCAAGACTGAAAAGCTT AGAGCTAAAAACGAATTCCTTAGTGCGCATTCCCAATTTAGCCAATTGCAGAGAATTAAGACTGTT AGATCTTTCGAGTAATTACATTGAATCTCTTAGTGGGCGACCCTTCGCCGGCCTTAAACAACTCCATGATTTGGTGCTCTCATACAATCGCATAAAAGCGATACCTTACGATGCCTTCTTTGGCATACCACGGTTACAGTTGTT AGACCTAGAAGGCAACGAGATCACCGTTATACACAAAGAAGCCTTTATGCCTTTCGCCAAGTTGGAAGACCTAAATTTGGGCAATAATATTTTCCCCGAGTTACCGTCGGCTGGTCTAAGCAAACTGCTGCATTTAAAGACTTTCAACAATCCGAAGCTGCGCGAGTTCCCAGCGCCCGACACCTTTCCACGCATTCAAACGCTCATACTTTCGTACGCTTACCATTGCTGCCCCTTCATACCGTTAGTGGCGATGTCGGCAGCCAAGAAACCGCCACTTGTACAAGAAGCGGTGCTCTTTCCATCCGATTCGGAGTTCGACATGAGCTTGTGGAACAATAGCATGATGGATATTTGGCCGCAGCTGC AAAATCTCAGCAAAAAGTTTGGCAACCAAATGCACGACATTTGGGATAATTTCGGGCAAGACTTTAACTACCCCGGTAATATTCCAACTTATGTCGAGGAATACTTCGAGGAAGACGGCACAGGCACTACGACGAGCTCAATGGGCATGACCGGCAGCAGTTTTGCCGGTTTCAGTAATGGTCTCTTCGGCACAATGGACATCGACGTAGCACCAGGCTCCATACAATGTCTACCCATGCCGGGTCCGTTTTTGCCCTGCTCCGATCTATTCGATTGGTGGACTTTGCGCTGTGGCATTTGGGTTGTTTATCTACTGGCATTGCTAGGTAACGGTACTGTCATTATAGTGCTGTTGTTTTCACGTTCCAAAATGGACGTGCCGCGATTTCTGGTGTGCAATTTGGCTGCCGCAGATTTCTTAATGGGCATTTACCTCGGCACACTAGCCATTGTAGACGCTGGCACATTGGGGGAGTTTCGCAAGTTCGCCATTCCCTGGCAGATGTCGCGCACGTGCCAGTTTTCTGGTTTCATGGCAGTGCTGTCATCAGAATTGTCGGTTTACACGCTAGCGGTGATTACCTTAGAACGTAATTATGCGATAACCCACGCGATACACCTCAATAAGCGTCTATCGCTGCATCAAGCCTCATACATCATGGCTGCGGGTTGGACCTTTGCGCTAATCATGGCCACTTTACCGTTGTTGGGCGTGTCAGATTATCGAAAGTTTGCCGTGTGTCTACCATTTGAGACCACAACCGGCGTGGCTAGTTTAACCTATGTCATTGCGTTGATGTTCATTAACGGTTGTGCTTTCTTGACGCTTATGGGCTGCTATTTGAAAATGTACTGGGCAATACGTGGCTCACAGGCCTGGAATAGTAATGACTCACGCATAGCTAAACGAATGGCACTTCTTGTTTTTACCGATTTTCTTTGTTGGTCTCCCATAGCTTTCTTTTCTATCACTGCCATATTTGGCCTGCAACTAATCACATTAGAGCAAGCCAAGATATTTACAGTATTCGTGCTGCCATTAAATTCATGCTGCAATCCATTTCTCTATGCCATTATGACGAAACAATTCAAGAAGGATTGCATAACCCTGTGCAAACACTTTGAAGAGACGCGTGTTACCCGCGGTGCTGTTGCCGCTAACACAGCACTAGCCGGTGGTCTAAGCCGGCGTGGCGGTGTGCGCATGCCGAAAGAACTCCCGCCCTTGTTGCCTGCCGCACATCCACCCGGTTGTCGTTGCTTGCGCATGATGCCCAATGAAATGCCAAATTGGCACAAATTACAGAAGCGCGATCAAAGGCATGACTCGTGGATATGCATTACTTGGCATCGTTTAGCAATCTGTTGTCATTGCACCGATCCGGAcgatgatgacgatgatgatgTATTGACACCAGAGAGACGCCGTCTCGACGGACGCCGAACACGTAAAACGAACAAATCGAATCATCGCCACGCGCGTACACATTCGCACAATGCCAATACCGAACCGTACCTTTATCAGTTCGCTGAGTTGAAGCAGAAACAGAAGCAGACACGCGCCAGCTCGATATCTAGTGAGAATTTCTGTTCGTCACGTTCATCTAGTTGGCGCAATGGACCACCATCGGCAGGCACGCTACCGCACACTTGCAACATACCACTCAAAATGATGGATCCGAATCGTCGAAGACATTCGGCGTGGCTGATTACACGAAAAACATCGCAAGACTCGAATTTGTCGAGCTCCCGCAATGACAGCTCAGCTTCAGCCACAACGGCTAGTACATCCACGTTCCGACTGTCGCGTTCAAGTGCGGGCAGTACGACGCCACTACCATCAATTATGG CGCACAGCAGCAAATCACAGCAACAGCAACTGCAGCAACATTCGACAATACCCTCCAAGCCACGCCTTGTGCGTCAAGAGGCAGTGCAAGAGGAGGAAGACTCATCGCCACCACGTCTTGGTGTTCGTTTTCTGCCAACCATACCATCAGCAGCCGATAGTTCCATTGTCATGGAAGATGGCGATTCAGCCATGAATGTCGCCAGCGTTATGGGCATGCCGCTACCGGGCGCAGCAAGCGGCTTCTACACTGTACTACAGGCGCAGAGCGGCGGCGCCGCAAAAACAGTACTCACCACCGCGACGAGCCCACCCAAAGAGGAACATCCGCCATGA
- the rk gene encoding uncharacterized protein rk isoform X2, giving the protein MFGSINQWRIEKQQQQEQQSQLPTLQKAHKNAKRERQTQTRRSRCVRCGRIALCKCTGNGMAISRGRGNRMHSWFLLKDSVIFVLVLCVLQLLQAYALSKLVISAEMLQAAQSGGVNERRPDNNATVDRKELGAVERAMTEFVETLLLGQQSAGETKEATEKLATASNSISMSQKSSEISNRDRISNNSLSNGSNHNTTTTSDKSAPIDAHKSSDKRVGKPQAAHESDTRKLSNIANIHNNTQRMLAVNAAAATAFDDSKPHLDGGANATDSKQIQRAVVNIPEQIRENVVLSSVDPEKEAQLLYEQTLLEYHGSIQAAAAASSSPSAVIADKPTTGENGRTSLLEGATAERQPRTLHSVCEVWTQKHCHCTGTLERLSLSCRGIGVVAVPVELPDTVVTLDLGNNNITRFEANTFFMVSNLEELTLSDNSIINIDPNAFYGLGKLKRLNLQNCGLKSLPAHTFQGLKNLVSLNLGSNLLTIINDDDFPHMPNLVVLLLKRNQIMKISSSAFANLTALKVLELDDNLINSLPEGLNKLTHLQELSVTSNRLRWINETDLPRNLQTIDFRANPLSIIMLKALRGMTRLRKLILSDVRSLKVFPDLEGCFSLEVIKLDRAGIKEVPANLCRQTPRLKSLELKTNSLVRIPNLANCRELRLLDLSSNYIESLSGRPFAGLKQLHDLVLSYNRIKAIPYDAFFGIPRLQLLDLEGNEITVIHKEAFMPFAKLEDLNLGNNIFPELPSAGLSKLLHLKTFNNPKLREFPAPDTFPRIQTLILSYAYHCCPFIPLVAMSAAKKPPLVQEAVLFPSDSEFDMSLWNNSMMDIWPQLQNLSKKFGNQMHDIWDNFGQDFNYPGNIPTYVEEYFEEDGTGTTTSSMGMTGSSFAGFSNGLFGTMDIDVAPGSIQCLPMPGPFLPCSDLFDWWTLRCGIWVVYLLALLGNGTVIIVLLFSRSKMDVPRFLVCNLAAADFLMGIYLGTLAIVDAGTLGEFRKFAIPWQMSRTCQFSGFMAVLSSELSVYTLAVITLERNYAITHAIHLNKRLSLHQASYIMAAGWTFALIMATLPLLGVSDYRKFAVCLPFETTTGVASLTYVIALMFINGCAFLTLMGCYLKMYWAIRGSQAWNSNDSRIAKRMALLVFTDFLCWSPIAFFSITAIFGLQLITLEQAKIFTVFVLPLNSCCNPFLYAIMTKQFKKDCITLCKHFEETRVTRGAVAANTALAGGLSRRGGVRMPKELPPLLPAAHPPGCRCLRMMPNEMPNWHKLQKRDQRHDSWICITWHRLAICCHCTDPDDDDDDDVLTPERRRLDGRRTRKTNKSNHRHARTHSHNANTEPYLYQFAELKQKQKQTRASSISSENFCSSRSSSWRNGPPSAGTLPHTCNIPLKMMDPNRRRHSAWLITRKTSQDSNLSSSRNDSSASATTASTSTFRLSRSSAGSTTPLPSIMAHSSKSQQQQLQQHSTIPSKPRLVRQEAVQEEEDSSPPRLGVRFLPTIPSAADSSIVMEDGDSAMNVASVMGMPLPGAASGFYTVLQAQSGGAAKTVLTTATSPPKEEHPP; this is encoded by the exons ATGTTTGGCAGCATCAATCAGTGGCGTAtcgaaaagcaacaacaacaggaacAACAAAGTCAACTGCCAACACTACAAAAAGCACATAAAAACGCGAAGAGAGAGAGACAGACTCAGACTAGGAGATCGCGTTGTGTGCGGTGCGGTCGGATAGCGCTCTGCAAGTGTACTGGTAACGGCATGGCCATTAGCCGGGGGCGCGGCAATCGCATGCACTCTTGGTTTCTTCTCAAAGATTCGGTGATATTCGTGTTAGTTTTGTGCGTGCTACAGTTGCTGCAGGCATATGCGCTAAGTAAACTAGTGATAAGCGCGGAGATGTTACAAGCTGCCCAAAGTGGTGGCGTAAATGAGCGACGACCAGATAATAATGCCACCGTAGACCGTAAGGAACTAGGCGCCGTAGAACGCGCTATGACAGAGTTTGTAGAGACATTACTGCTTGGTCAACAATCGGCGGGAGAAACCAAAGAAGCGACTGAGAAGCTTGCTACTGCCAGTAACAGTATTAGTATGAGTCAGAAGAGTAGTGAGATTAGCAATAGGGATAGGATTAGTAACAATAGTTTAAGTAATGGTAGTAATCACAACACAACCACCACATCAGATAAGTCAGCGCCGATTGACGCGCATAAATCAAGTGATAAGCGAGTTGGTAAGCCACAAGCCGCACATGAAAGCGATACACGAAAGCTGAGCAACATCGCAAATATACACAACAACACACAGCGTATGCTTGCGGTGAACGCCGCTGCCGCCACAGCCTTCGACGACAGCAAGCCTCATCTCGATGGCGGTGCAAATGCCACTGACAGCAAGCAAATACAGCGCGCGGTCGTCAACATACCCGAGCAGATACGTGAGAATGTCGTATTATCATCCGTCGATCCGGAAAAGGAGGCGCAGTTGTTGTACGAGCAAACTTTGCTGGAGTATCATGGCAGCATACAGGCGGCCGCAGCGGCAAGTAGTTCACCATCAGCCGTCATAGCTGATAAGCCAACGACGGGGGAGAATGGGCGTACGTCACTACTGGAAGGCGCTACCGCAGAGCGGCAACCACGCACTCTGCACAGCGTATGCGAAGTGTGGACGCAGAAGCATTGCCATTGCACCGGCACTCTGGAGCGGCTATCACTGAGTTGTCGTGGTATCGGCGTTGTTGCGGTGCCGGTGGAGCTGCCAGACACCGTTGTAACATT AGATTtgggcaacaacaacataactaGATTTGAggctaatacattttttatggtATCGAACCTCGAAGAACT AACTTTATCCGACAATAGCATCATTAATATTGATCCGAATGCATTTTATGGACTTGGTAAATTAAAACGTTTGAATTTACAAAATTGTGGCCTTAAATCTTTGCCGGCGCACACATTTCAAGGATTGAAGAATTTAGTTTCACT AAATCTTGGCAGTAACCTTCTGACAATAATTAACGATGACGACTTCCCAcatatgccaaatttagtggtgct TCTTTTAAAGCGAAATCAAATAATGAAGATCTCCTCGAGTGCATTTGCGAATCTGACGGCGTTAAAAGTGTT AGAATTGGATGACAATTTGATCAACAGCCTACCAGAGGGATTGAACAAACTAACGCATTTGCAAGAact ATCAGTTACCAGCAATCGCTTGCGTTGGATAAATGAAACGGATTTGCCGAGAAATTTACAAACGATTGATTTTCGTGCGAATCCCCTTTCCATAATCATGCTGAAAGCGCTGCGTGGCATGACGAGATTGCGAAAATT AATTCTTTCCGATGTGCGTTCACTTAAGGTTTTTCCCGACCTCGAAGGCTGCTTCTCGTTGGAGGTTATAAAACTAGATCGCGCCGGTATCAAAGAAGTACCAGCCAATTTGTGTCGTCAAACACCAAGACTGAAAAGCTT AGAGCTAAAAACGAATTCCTTAGTGCGCATTCCCAATTTAGCCAATTGCAGAGAATTAAGACTGTT AGATCTTTCGAGTAATTACATTGAATCTCTTAGTGGGCGACCCTTCGCCGGCCTTAAACAACTCCATGATTTGGTGCTCTCATACAATCGCATAAAAGCGATACCTTACGATGCCTTCTTTGGCATACCACGGTTACAGTTGTT AGACCTAGAAGGCAACGAGATCACCGTTATACACAAAGAAGCCTTTATGCCTTTCGCCAAGTTGGAAGACCTAAATTTGGGCAATAATATTTTCCCCGAGTTACCGTCGGCTGGTCTAAGCAAACTGCTGCATTTAAAGACTTTCAACAATCCGAAGCTGCGCGAGTTCCCAGCGCCCGACACCTTTCCACGCATTCAAACGCTCATACTTTCGTACGCTTACCATTGCTGCCCCTTCATACCGTTAGTGGCGATGTCGGCAGCCAAGAAACCGCCACTTGTACAAGAAGCGGTGCTCTTTCCATCCGATTCGGAGTTCGACATGAGCTTGTGGAACAATAGCATGATGGATATTTGGCCGCAGCTGC AAAATCTCAGCAAAAAGTTTGGCAACCAAATGCACGACATTTGGGATAATTTCGGGCAAGACTTTAACTACCCCGGTAATATTCCAACTTATGTCGAGGAATACTTCGAGGAAGACGGCACAGGCACTACGACGAGCTCAATGGGCATGACCGGCAGCAGTTTTGCCGGTTTCAGTAATGGTCTCTTCGGCACAATGGACATCGACGTAGCACCAGGCTCCATACAATGTCTACCCATGCCGGGTCCGTTTTTGCCCTGCTCCGATCTATTCGATTGGTGGACTTTGCGCTGTGGCATTTGGGTTGTTTATCTACTGGCATTGCTAGGTAACGGTACTGTCATTATAGTGCTGTTGTTTTCACGTTCCAAAATGGACGTGCCGCGATTTCTGGTGTGCAATTTGGCTGCCGCAGATTTCTTAATGGGCATTTACCTCGGCACACTAGCCATTGTAGACGCTGGCACATTGGGGGAGTTTCGCAAGTTCGCCATTCCCTGGCAGATGTCGCGCACGTGCCAGTTTTCTGGTTTCATGGCAGTGCTGTCATCAGAATTGTCGGTTTACACGCTAGCGGTGATTACCTTAGAACGTAATTATGCGATAACCCACGCGATACACCTCAATAAGCGTCTATCGCTGCATCAAGCCTCATACATCATGGCTGCGGGTTGGACCTTTGCGCTAATCATGGCCACTTTACCGTTGTTGGGCGTGTCAGATTATCGAAAGTTTGCCGTGTGTCTACCATTTGAGACCACAACCGGCGTGGCTAGTTTAACCTATGTCATTGCGTTGATGTTCATTAACGGTTGTGCTTTCTTGACGCTTATGGGCTGCTATTTGAAAATGTACTGGGCAATACGTGGCTCACAGGCCTGGAATAGTAATGACTCACGCATAGCTAAACGAATGGCACTTCTTGTTTTTACCGATTTTCTTTGTTGGTCTCCCATAGCTTTCTTTTCTATCACTGCCATATTTGGCCTGCAACTAATCACATTAGAGCAAGCCAAGATATTTACAGTATTCGTGCTGCCATTAAATTCATGCTGCAATCCATTTCTCTATGCCATTATGACGAAACAATTCAAGAAGGATTGCATAACCCTGTGCAAACACTTTGAAGAGACGCGTGTTACCCGCGGTGCTGTTGCCGCTAACACAGCACTAGCCGGTGGTCTAAGCCGGCGTGGCGGTGTGCGCATGCCGAAAGAACTCCCGCCCTTGTTGCCTGCCGCACATCCACCCGGTTGTCGTTGCTTGCGCATGATGCCCAATGAAATGCCAAATTGGCACAAATTACAGAAGCGCGATCAAAGGCATGACTCGTGGATATGCATTACTTGGCATCGTTTAGCAATCTGTTGTCATTGCACCGATCCGGAcgatgatgacgatgatgatgTATTGACACCAGAGAGACGCCGTCTCGACGGACGCCGAACACGTAAAACGAACAAATCGAATCATCGCCACGCGCGTACACATTCGCACAATGCCAATACCGAACCGTACCTTTATCAGTTCGCTGAGTTGAAGCAGAAACAGAAGCAGACACGCGCCAGCTCGATATCTAGTGAGAATTTCTGTTCGTCACGTTCATCTAGTTGGCGCAATGGACCACCATCGGCAGGCACGCTACCGCACACTTGCAACATACCACTCAAAATGATGGATCCGAATCGTCGAAGACATTCGGCGTGGCTGATTACACGAAAAACATCGCAAGACTCGAATTTGTCGAGCTCCCGCAATGACAGCTCAGCTTCAGCCACAACGGCTAGTACATCCACGTTCCGACTGTCGCGTTCAAGTGCGGGCAGTACGACGCCACTACCATCAATTATGG CGCACAGCAGCAAATCACAGCAACAGCAACTGCAGCAACATTCGACAATACCCTCCAAGCCACGCCTTGTGCGTCAAGAGGCAGTGCAAGAGGAGGAAGACTCATCGCCACCACGTCTTGGTGTTCGTTTTCTGCCAACCATACCATCAGCAGCCGATAGTTCCATTGTCATGGAAGATGGCGATTCAGCCATGAATGTCGCCAGCGTTATGGGCATGCCGCTACCGGGCGCAGCAAGCGGCTTCTACACTGTACTACAGGCGCAGAGCGGCGGCGCCGCAAAAACAGTACTCACCACCGCGACGAGCCCACCCAAAGAGGAACATCCGCCATGA
- the LOC106622663 gene encoding uncharacterized protein isoform X1 — protein sequence MEKSTGLLLLCIYLTLQQLIVAHPLQNDVTAQAENDTKLNELQQTEISSSNETNFVKALEPVIVTTLDGVQNYLNTLIAETARFVDGVLKELKTLPEENDYIRELKPRLTNILARLNDPALEDRKSLITDISVLYADFDNIVERKDDDRELNVLKKVLDKLQLLELNFHVHNAIDSAVRKFNIAFEQFWNALSEVQQKEHRRLGDWYERFKAGKTSEEKLKGFEEFFQMALKLAPR from the exons ATGGAGAAATCAACGGGTCTGCTGCTGCTCTGCATATACTTAACGCTCCAG caGCTCATCGTCGCGCACCCCCTTCAGAACGACGTCACGGCACAGGCGGAGAATGACACAAAGCTAAATGAATTGCAGCAAACCGAAATATCTAGCTcaaatgaaacaaattttgtcaaagcGCTCGAGCCGGTGATTGTGACAACCCTCGATGGCGTACAAAATTACCTCAACACGCTCATAGCGGAGACTGCGCGTTTTGTCGATGGCGTACTGAAGGAGCTGAAAACGCTGCCCGAGGAAAACGACTACATACGAGAGCTCAAACCACGCTTGACCAACATATTGGCGCGTTTGAATGATCCGGCTTTGGAAGACAGAAAATCACTAATAACTGACATCAGCGTTTTGTATGCAGATTTTGACAACATAGTAGAGCGCAAAGACGACGACAGAGAGCTTAACGTCTTGAAGAAAGTGCTCGATAAATTGCAGTTGCTCGAACTGAATTTTCATGTGCACAACGCTATTGATAGTGCAGTGCGGAAATTCAACATAGCTTTTGAGCAGTTTTGGAATGCGCTAAGCGAAGTGCAGCAGAAGGAGCACCGGCGTCTGGGTGATTGGTATGAGCGTTTTAAAGCCGGCAAAACTAGTGAGGAAAAGTTAAAAGggtttgaagaattttttcagATGGCTCTTAAATTAGCACCGAGATAA
- the LOC106622663 gene encoding uncharacterized protein isoform X2 codes for MEKSTGLLLLCIYLTLQLIVAHPLQNDVTAQAENDTKLNELQQTEISSSNETNFVKALEPVIVTTLDGVQNYLNTLIAETARFVDGVLKELKTLPEENDYIRELKPRLTNILARLNDPALEDRKSLITDISVLYADFDNIVERKDDDRELNVLKKVLDKLQLLELNFHVHNAIDSAVRKFNIAFEQFWNALSEVQQKEHRRLGDWYERFKAGKTSEEKLKGFEEFFQMALKLAPR; via the exons ATGGAGAAATCAACGGGTCTGCTGCTGCTCTGCATATACTTAACGCTCCAG CTCATCGTCGCGCACCCCCTTCAGAACGACGTCACGGCACAGGCGGAGAATGACACAAAGCTAAATGAATTGCAGCAAACCGAAATATCTAGCTcaaatgaaacaaattttgtcaaagcGCTCGAGCCGGTGATTGTGACAACCCTCGATGGCGTACAAAATTACCTCAACACGCTCATAGCGGAGACTGCGCGTTTTGTCGATGGCGTACTGAAGGAGCTGAAAACGCTGCCCGAGGAAAACGACTACATACGAGAGCTCAAACCACGCTTGACCAACATATTGGCGCGTTTGAATGATCCGGCTTTGGAAGACAGAAAATCACTAATAACTGACATCAGCGTTTTGTATGCAGATTTTGACAACATAGTAGAGCGCAAAGACGACGACAGAGAGCTTAACGTCTTGAAGAAAGTGCTCGATAAATTGCAGTTGCTCGAACTGAATTTTCATGTGCACAACGCTATTGATAGTGCAGTGCGGAAATTCAACATAGCTTTTGAGCAGTTTTGGAATGCGCTAAGCGAAGTGCAGCAGAAGGAGCACCGGCGTCTGGGTGATTGGTATGAGCGTTTTAAAGCCGGCAAAACTAGTGAGGAAAAGTTAAAAGggtttgaagaattttttcagATGGCTCTTAAATTAGCACCGAGATAA